In the genome of Methylococcus sp. EFPC2, the window CGGCACTCAGACATCCGCATCGCGACCCGCCAACCGCCGGCCGGTCTGATTTAGCGCGCGGGCACAAAAAAGCCGGCCGCCTTCACGACGAGGGCGGCCGGCTTTTTATTGGGCGCTTCCCTGCGCGCCGGGTGGAGCTATTTCGGTCTGACGATGTTGATGCCTTTGAGCAGGTTGAGTGCCTCGTTGAGCGGGTAGTCCTGCAGGGCCAGCGCGTCCTCGGGCTTTTCCTCGGATTTCTGATCGCCCTTCTTGGTCGACTTGTCGTTGCTCAGGTGACCGGTCAGATCGGCTTCCTTGATGGGCTGAAACTCGGAGGCCTGGGCCACTTCCAGCTTGACCTTGGAGATCGGCACATCCGGCGAAATGCCTTCCGCCTGGATCGATCGGCCCGAAGGCGTGTAGTAGCGCGCCGTGGTCAGCTTGACCGCGCCGCCGTTGCTGGTCGGCAGTATGGTCTGCACCGAGCCTTTGCCGAAGGTCTTTTCGCCCATGATGATGGCACGCTTGTGATCCTGCAGCGCACCGGCCACGATTTCCGAAGCCGAAGCGGAACCCGCGTTGATCAACACGACGATGGGCGCGCCCTTGAGGATGTCGCCCGGCGTGGCATTAAACTTCATCTTCGAGTCTTCGATGCGTCCGTCCGTGTAAACCACGAGACCGCTTTCGAGGAAGGCGTCGCTCACCGCCACGGCCGAGTTCAGCACACCGCCCGGATTGTTGCGCAGATCGATGACCAGACCCTTGAGGTCGCTGCCCTTGCGCAGTTCGTTGATGGCATCGACCACGTTATCGCCCGTCTTGGACTGGAAGCTGGTGATGCGCACGTAGCCGTAGCCTTCTTCCAGCAGGCGGCTCTTGACGCTCTTGACCTTGATGATATCGCGCTGCAGCTTGAACTTGAGTGGCTGTTCGACGCCCTCGCGCACGATGGTCAGCACGATTTCGCTGCCGGCTTCGCCGCGCATCAGCTTGACCGCGTCGTTGAGATTCATGCCTTTCACCGGCTTCTCGTCGATCCGTATGATCAGGTCGCCCGCCTTGATGCCGGCCTTCTGCGCAGGGGTGTCGTCGATCGG includes:
- a CDS encoding S41 family peptidase encodes the protein MLSHKNLLLIGFGATLGVLIAGGGSALAERDSGELNTIPFEGLKTFSEVYGRIRQDYVEPVPDNKLLEDAIRGMLSGLDPHSAYLDQEQYNELKVGTTGQFGGLGIEVGLENGFVKVISPIDDTPAQKAGIKAGDLIIRIDEKPVKGMNLNDAVKLMRGEAGSEIVLTIVREGVEQPLKFKLQRDIIKVKSVKSRLLEEGYGYVRITSFQSKTGDNVVDAINELRKGSDLKGLVIDLRNNPGGVLNSAVAVSDAFLESGLVVYTDGRIEDSKMKFNATPGDILKGAPIVVLINAGSASASEIVAGALQDHKRAIIMGEKTFGKGSVQTILPTSNGGAVKLTTARYYTPSGRSIQAEGISPDVPISKVKLEVAQASEFQPIKEADLTGHLSNDKSTKKGDQKSEEKPEDALALQDYPLNEALNLLKGINIVRPK